Genomic window (Novipirellula artificiosorum):
TAGTCGCCCGCGGGAACCCGAACGACGCCGCCTCCCGCCGCGTGGCAAGCGTCGATAGTCTTTTGCACCGCTTCGGTCTCCATGGCCGCGCCATCGCCGACGGCACCATAGCTCTTGATACTGAAGACCTCGGCCTGAGTCGCCTGCTTCGCGGCGTCAACCAAGGCTTGGTTATCAGATCCGAACAGGGGCACTGCCGCTAACGCAACGATACCCATCAGCAAAGGATGTAGTGCTTTCTTGTTCATGCTTCCGTCACCTTTCTTGCCTCTTCTCAGAGATCGAGCGGATGCCAGTCGAACATGCCGTACATTTGATGAGACATGGGCATGTTCATGTTCATCGTAGTCGGACGAGGATTCTCTCGACTCACGAATTGAGATTTCGTCTCGTCTGGAACCCTTGGCTGCACTTCAAGGCATCGATTGAAGTCTTCGTTTCACTCTCCGTACTCATTGCAGATCGCCTCAGAACATGCATGAAACTCAGAAACGCTGCACAACTCATGCACCAACGCCATCGCCCCGGATTCTCTTGAGTCATCTTGGCAGCAGTCAACTTGCGAAACTCGTCGTAGACAAGGGGCAGCAACTTCTCGGCGACCTTGCCGTCGCCTTC
Coding sequences:
- a CDS encoding ECF-type sigma factor, with the translated sequence MSDVTQLLGQIEEGDGKVAEKLLPLVYDEFRKLTAAKMTQENPGRWRWCMSCAAFLSFMHVLRRSAMSTESETKTSIDALKCSQGFQTRRNLNS